A genome region from Glycine max cultivar Williams 82 chromosome 5, Glycine_max_v4.0, whole genome shotgun sequence includes the following:
- the LOC106798733 gene encoding uncharacterized protein: MAKDLWTHFKKWGDVREIFIPNHKNQGGRRYDFARFKGVPDEHELERKLVKLVIDGLKLYVNLPKYGRRNMGIEDHRANMRTRPEGHSNEARIECRKPTQVRLPHRTYAEVTTTNTTNAGQRKQPRPAQIGQTHSQSSIQLQVDWEKKKWLKEAWVGRLKKLSAFDSIEEDIPWELGVNVVSKYIGDDMVLLLGLSDSKAEAMINSEAQSLFHSIQKWNPNMRPGYKLVWAQCWGVPLQVWDIDNIRRIVAAVGELVEVDDEVEELRRLDRARVLLRTQWKPLIHHTVDATINGEAYQIVIVEEGEAYGGMRNQWARKHTYTSEDIDSDDINDDSVHAGMSANHDFLHPRNGINGEGWPDDAHNHCGSLPAGPTPVECPLGIDQRTMAPLLRIQIAKRPEEFQQPSAGYASTDVDPEITVAEASMRDSQKKKLNRSRGLLSGAESIEEEMFGEPDQGQKEDDIVFFSGPKNEPKMPRNIPINMKKSVCEAGPSKQPPVSPNQQRNFRGSPPLLKNAYEQQATPSGLPTEMGLTKDTSASSNPQTNSKSCQKTSVVSEWKVFVRKKGSCHKQAQHRGEQCTQREVPLSVDTLPPAAIGSPEANGTMKNPEEEDIQEAESQWELAKSMGVHTELDQAAIINRITEMENRDKQEAAEMGKRQSAP, from the coding sequence GAACACGAACTCGAAAGAAAGCTTGTCAAGCTCGTCATAGATGGCCTAAAATTGTACGTCAACCTCCCAAAGTATGGGAGACGAAACATGGGGATTGAAGACCACAGAGCCAACATGAGGACCAGACCAGAAGGACATAGCAATGAAGCGAGAATTGAATGCCGCAAGCCAACACAGGTTAGACTCCCACACAGGACATATGCCGAGGTCACAACAACCAACACGACGAACGCTGGACAGAGAAAGCAACCCAGACCTGCACAAATCGGACAAACCCACTCACAATCGTCGATCCAACTTCAGGTAGATTGGGAGAAGAAGAAATGGCTTAAAGAAGCTTGGGTTGGTAGGCTAAAGAAACTAAGTGCTTTCGATAGCATTGAAGAAGACATACCATGGGAATTAGGTGTGAACGTGGTGTCGAAATATATCGGCGACGATATGGTCCTTCTTCTCGGTCTCTCGGATAGTAAGGCAGAGGCGATGATAAACAGTGAAGCCCAGTCACTGTTCCACTCCATACAAAAGTGGAACCCGAACATGAGGCCGGGCTACAAGCTGGTGTGGGCGCAGTGCTGGGGAGTTCCACTACAAGTATGGGATATCGACAACATTCGAAGGATTGTGGCTGCAGTAGGAGAGCTCGTTGAAGTTGATGACGAAGTCGAAGAGCTGAGGAGGTTGGACAGGGCGAGAGTCCTCCTTAGAACTCAATGGAAACCGCTGATCCATCATACGGTGGACGCGACGATCAACGGTGAGGCTTATCAGATAGTTATCGTGGAAGAAGGGGAGGCTTACGGTGGAATGCGTAACCAGTGGGCACGCAAACACACATACACGTCGGAGGACATCGACTCCGATGACATCAACGACGACTCCGTGCATGCGGGAATGTCGGCAAACCACGATTTCCTGCACCCACGGAACGGGATCAACGGCGAGGGATGGCCTGACGACGCCCACAACCACTGTGGGTCTTTACCTGCAGGACCGACACCGGTAGAGTGCCCACTGGGTATTGACCAACGGACAATGGCACCACTCCTGAGAATTCAAATTGCAAAGCGGCCTGAAGAGTTCCAACAACCATCTGCAGGATATGCCTCTACAGATGTTGACCCAGAGATTACAGTGGCAGAAGCTAGCATGCGTGACTCACAGAAGAAGAAACTAAACAGGAGTAGGGGGCTTTTGTCAGGGGCAGAGAGCATAGAAGAAGAAATGTTTGGTGAGCCAGACCAAGGTCAAAAGGAAGATGACATCGTATTTTTTAGTGGACccaaaaatgaaccaaaaatgcCACGTAATATcccaataaatatgaaaaagtcAGTGTGTGAAGCGGGCCCATCCAAACAACCCCCGGTCAGCCCAAATCAGCAAAGGAACTTTAGAGGGTCCCCACCGTTACTAAAAAATGCATATGAACAACAAGCTACTCCATCTGGGCTTCCAACTGAAATGGGCCTTACTAAGGACACCAGCGCCAGCAGCAACCCACAAACAAACAGTAAGTCCTGCCAAAAAACAAGTGTGGTTAGTGAATGGAAGGTGTTTGTTAGGAAGAAGGGAAGCTGCCACAAGCAGGCCCAACACAGGGGCGAGCAATGCACACAGCGTGAGGTACCATTATCGGTCGACACCTTACCTCCAGCAGCTATTGGAAGTCCAGAAGCCAATGGAACTatgaagaatccagaagaagaagaCATCCAAGAGGCAGAGTCACAATGGGAATTAGCAAAAAGCATGGGAGTGCATACTGAATTAGACCAGGCAGCAATCATCAACAGGATAACTGAAATGGAGAATAGAGATAAGCAGGAGGCTGCTGAGATGGGAAAAAGACAAAGTGCACCATGA